One genomic region from Lates calcarifer isolate ASB-BC8 unplaced genomic scaffold, TLL_Latcal_v3 _unitig_2009_quiver_2139, whole genome shotgun sequence encodes:
- the LOC108891620 gene encoding LOW QUALITY PROTEIN: monocarboxylate transporter 9-like (The sequence of the model RefSeq protein was modified relative to this genomic sequence to represent the inferred CDS: inserted 1 base in 1 codon): MSPPATRPLALDGGWGWAVVASGFLALLLGYGSPQSVGILYPEWLLAFGEGKATTAWVGSLVAGVGLVVGPVCSVCVVNFGARPXTVFSGVMVAGGLMLSSFAPNVPFLIFSYGIVVGVGVGLLYAATITITCLYFDKRRGLALGIINTGTSVGGFLYAMLQSELIELLGLDGCLLVIGALALNVVACAGPMRPLTPPRYYLKQRAAVLEQQRLQEEELSNQKPLAKDPVIAMETKEPLVRRRRLFSCSAFVKMIKIKMRQYVRCLSSMLSLLQDRVLVALCISLFFYSLGNSPPQLFLEDLARSSGLTEGIASISLVSLSSIGGGVGKLGLGIMADVPQVNSVLLYALTVGVSGLAVLLIPLTSSYLDLQVLSVVLGFLGGNWTLTPYVTSQVVGAEKLAEAHGILLFFGGAGLMLGPPVVGCFYDFCQSYDVAFFISGGGMMLSSVVLILTAILPRPQTLPLLLQAPKGPSSSAVQLPR, from the exons ATGTCCCCACCGGCGACCCGGCCCCTGGCCCTGGACGGCGGGTGGGGCTGGGCAGTCGTAGCGTCGGGTTtcctggctctgctgctggggTATGGCTCTCCTCAGTCGGTGGGGATCCTCTACCCAGAGTGGCTGCTCGCCTTCGGGGAAGGGAAGGCCACGACGGCCTGGGTGGGCTCGCTGGTGGCCGGAGTCGGACTCGTTGTGG gtcctgtctgcagtgtctgtgtggTGAACTTCGGCGCTCGGC TCACCGTCTTCAGCGGGGTGATGGTGGCCGGGGGTTTGATGCTCAGCTCCTTTGCTCCCAACGTCCCCTTCCTAATCTTCTCCTACGGCATCGTGGTCG GTGTCGGAGTCGGTCTGCTGTACGCtgccaccatcaccatcacctgTCTGTACTTTGACAAGAGGAGAGGTCTGGCTCTGGGAATCATTAACACAG GTACGAGTGTGGGCGGTTTCCTGTACGCCATGCTGCAGAGCGAGCTCATCGAGCTGTTGGGTCTGGACGGCTGCCTGCTCGTCATCGGCGCGTTGGCGCTGAACGTGGTGGCGTGTGCTGGCCCCATGCGACCTTTAACCCCACCCAGATACTACCTCAAGCAGCGAGCCGCCGTCTTAGAACAGCAGCGGcttcaggaggaagagctgtCCAATCAGAAGCCTTTAGCCAAAGATCCGGTTATTGCCATGGAAACCAAGGAGCCGCtggtcaggaggaggaggttatTCAGCTGTTCGGCCTTCGTCAAGATGATTAAGATCAAGATGAGACAGTATGTCCG gtgTTTGTCATCCATGTTGTCTCTCCTTCAGGACAGAGTCCTCGTGGCTTTgtgcatctctctcttcttctacaGTCTCG gtaaCTCCCCTCCCCAGCTCTTCCTGGAGGACCTGGCCCGGAGCTCCGGGCTGACCGAGGGCATCGCCTCCATCTCCCTTGTCTCCCTCAGCTCCATCGGAGGCGGCGTGGGTAAACTGGGTCTGGGCATCATGGCCGACGTGCCACAGGTCAACAGTGTTCTCCTGTACGCTCTGACGGTTGGAGTGAGCGGGCTGGCAGTGCTGCTCATCCCCCTCACCAG CTCGTACCTGGACCTCCAGGTGTTGTCGGTAGTCCTGGGCTTCCTGGGCGGGAACTGGACTCTGACTCCGTACGTCACCAGCCAGGTGGTTGGCGCAGAAAAACTCGCCGAGGCGCACGGGATACTCCTGTTCTTCGGAGGTGCCGGCTTGATGCTGGGTCCCCCTGTCGTAG GTTGTTTCTACGACTTCTGTCAATCGTACGACGTTGCCTTCTTCATCAGCGGGGGTGGCATGATGCTCAGCAGCGTCGTCCTCATCCTTACTGCCATTCTACCGCGACCGCAGACCCTCCCCCTGCTGCTTCAGGCGCCGAAGGGGCCGAGCTCATCAGCTGTACAGTTACCACGGTAA